From a single Staphylococcus equorum genomic region:
- the lnu(A) gene encoding lincosamide nucleotidyltransferase Lnu(A): protein MKINNVTEKDLFYILDLFEKMEVTYWLDGGWGVDVLTGKQQREHRDIDIDFDAQHTQKVIQKLEDIGYKIEVDWMPSRMELKHKKYGYLDIHPINLNDDGSITQANPEGGNYVFQNEWFSETNYKGRKIPCISKEAQLLFHSGYDLTEKDHFDIKNLKSIT from the coding sequence ATGAAAATTAATAATGTAACAGAAAAGGATTTATTTTATATTTTAGACTTATTTGAAAAAATGGAAGTAACTTATTGGTTAGATGGAGGTTGGGGTGTAGATGTATTAACTGGAAAACAACAAAGAGAACACAGAGATATAGATATAGATTTTGACGCCCAACACACTCAAAAAGTTATACAAAAATTAGAAGATATAGGATATAAAATAGAAGTTGATTGGATGCCTTCACGCATGGAACTTAAACATAAAAAATATGGATATTTAGATATTCATCCCATAAATTTAAATGATGATGGTTCCATTACTCAAGCAAATCCAGAAGGTGGCAATTACGTTTTTCAAAATGAATGGTTTTCAGAAACTAATTATAAAGGTCGAAAAATACCATGTATTTCAAAAGAAGCTCAGCTTCTTTTTCATTCTGGTTATGACTTAACAGAAAAAGACCATTTTGATATAAAAAATTTAAAATCAATAACATAA